CACATTGATTCCATCGATAGTGATACCTGTCTGACTCGTTGTGCCTGTGTCTACAGGAGATCCAGCATACCCATAGAATGGGATATATCCGAGAGCACTACTATGCCCAAATCCCTCGAGAAGTCCTTTCGCAGGATTGTAGTAGACTCATGAACCACCATCGATGAATGCGCCAGAAAGAGCTATCCAGCCTGCATTTTGGCTCCATGCATATCCGCTCACTGGACATGTAAGAGTTGTATTCCTGAATACTTCCTCAGAACAAAGAATACGTGGGCGTTCGACACCACCAACTTCATGATTAAATATTGCCCAACCGACATTTCCGAACCAAAAAGTACCAGAAAGATAGCCATCTTGGTCAATACCAGCTGCGAATCCACTATACGTCTCACCAATATCGAATGTTACCTTACCAGGATGTCCACCCGTCCAGCTTTCGTTGGGAATAAAATATCCACGAATACGAAAAAATTGTCCTTCTCCAAATACTTCAAAAAGGAAGAATACACCGAAAAGTACCGATAGGATCGCAAAGAAAATTTTACGATTCATAGAAATTGAATACTATCTGGATAAAAAAATGACTAAAAGAATGGGCAAAAAGTACAGAAACTCGGCTTATCATATAGGAAATGTGCGGAAAATACAAAGAGAAAAGTCTTCCAAAAACCAAAATCTATTTTATCGTATAATTATTGTGCACATATGAGTATATTTGACTTCTCATTTCTTGGCATCCACATCGCACCAACATGGTATTGATTGATGTATGCCATTGGCTTCATCGCATGCTACGAATATATCAAAAAAAATGGATACATTTCCACAAAAGATACTGATTCACTTCTTCTTTTTGTCTTCCTCGGTGTCATACTGGGTGGACGTATTGGCTATGTGATACTGTATGATTTCTCATATTTCCTCGAGCATCCTATGGAAATATTCGCAACATGGAATGGTGGAATGAGCTTCCATGGTGGAGCTATCGGCGTTATTATCGCGATATTTCTTTTTGCTTGGAAGAAGAAATATAACGTATTCGACGTGTCCGATCCAATTGTAACGATACTTCCGCTTGCACTCGGACTCGGGAGAATCGGTAACTATATCAATCAAGAGCTTCTCGGATTTTTCCCATATAGCTGACCTCTTGCTATCGAGAAAAATGGAATTTCCTATTTCCCGAGCACGCTTCTAGAAGCCTCTCTCGAAGGATGACTTCTTCTCATCGTCATGCTCGTTTGGAAGTATTTCGAGACGAAAACAGGCAGAAAACGATGATACGCTTCTGCCCTATTTCTTGGATGATATGGAATATTTCGACTTTTCGCAGAGCTCTTCCGACTTCCTGATGTACAGATCGGATACCTCTTCTCGACGGATTGGATCACACTCGGGATGATGTATACGATTCCGATGATGCTCGGAAGTCTCGTAGTATTTTTCTTCGCACGGAATCTCCAACGATAAGCTTATTGAACTTCTTGGTGTTTTTCTCCAGGAAAAAGAAGTCCGATAACGGTCATATTTTTTATTTTTATGAACGTATTCCAGTATCGGATAGCCTTATTGAGTCCAGAAAAATGCGAGCGCATCATGCGTTCATATTCGATGACAAAATTGCGAATATAGACAAAATATTCATTTTTCTGAAGTGTGGGAATCCGTACAGAAAGCTGCATCAGAAAGAGAAAATCATTCTGAAGTTTCGCGTTGAGCCCAAGAATATCATAGATAGAATGACATTCCTGAATCATGGCCTCTGTATGGAGCTCAATAATCGAATCAAATGCTTCTTCTTTCGCAACAAATGGACGCATAACTTCGATGAGTGCAGGAATTTTGGAAGTTTTCTGGAGAAAAATAGCAATCACCATTCATTCTTCAGATTTGAGATATCTCAAGAGGAAAAAGGCAACAAAGAGAAATATGACAACAATCAATGCAATGATGCCGAGAAAGATATTCATAGAAATAAGATTTTATAATATATTGATTTTACCTGTCGCTCCTGAAATTCCTGTCATTCCTGACTTGTTCAGGAATCTAGTCTTTCTACTGTTCTCTTGCTTTATCTTTCCTGAGATTCCCATCATTCCGAGCAACGTCGAGAAATCCAATTTCCCAATTCTGTTCTTCACTATAAAAAGAAATTCCCTTTTTTCAAGAATGTTCTTGAAAAAAGTCCTACTCTCCATATGCTGTAGGGAATAATTTTATTTTCCATGAAACGGAGCGACATCAGCATATCAGCCATCACTCTCGTTGCCGAACTTTCAGGAATTACTGGACTTTTTTTCATCAGCTACAAGCTCCGATCTATCACTGACGGAATCCCATTCGTACAATTGCGGATACC
The DNA window shown above is from Candidatus Gracilibacteria bacterium and carries:
- the lgt gene encoding prolipoprotein diacylglyceryl transferase, whose protein sequence is MSIFDFSFLGIHIAPTWYGLMYAIGFIACYEYIKKNGYISTKDTDSLLLFVFLGVILGGRIGYVILYDFSYFLEHPMEIFATWNGGMSFHGGAIGVIIAIFLFAWKKKYNVFDVSDPIVTILPLALGLGRIGNYINQELLGFFPYSGPLAIEKNGISYFPSTLLEASLEGGLLLIVMLVWKYFETKTGRKRGYASALFLGGYGIFRLFAELFRLPDVQIGYLFSTDWITLGMMYTIPMMLGSLVVFFFARNLQR